Within Psychrobacter sp. AH5, the genomic segment TTAGACTTTTGGGGCAGAATTGATAGCCTAAAAGATCAAGCCTTACAAAACTTTTTGGCAACCGCTGCCGCTAAAGATGCTACCCAGATCAGTCTGATTAGTAATATAGCTCAAAGCTACGCCAATCTAAGCTATAGCTTAGCGCAGCTAAAGCTAGCAGAAGCTACCGTTGAGAGCCGTGAGCGCTCTTTATTTATCGCTAATGAGCGCTTCAAGGCTGGTATCGATCCAAAGCTACCTTCGCTACAATCAAGCGCGGCACTAGAAGAGGCAAAACTTGCGGTACTGCGTGCTCAAAGCAGTATCTTGCAGTCGCGTAATGCGTTGCAGTTTTTGGTAGGCTCGCCTATTCCAAGCTCGTTGCTACCAGCTCCTGCGGTCAGTAACATCACTACTCATGAGATCTTTAATGCCGGACTCCCAAGCGAGCTACTGCGTTATCGTCCTGATGTCTTGCAAGCTGAGTACAATCTAAAAGCAGCTGGCGCTAATATCGCTGTTGCCCGCGCCGCCTACTTCCCCACTATTAGTCTGGCAACCAATGTCGGCGTCAGTAGTGGTAAGTTAGACGACTTATTTAGCAGTGATGCGTTTGGCTGGTCGTTTGGGCCTAATATCAGCGTTCCTATCTTTGATGCTGGGCGCTTAGATGCCAATTATGATGTGGCAAAAATCGAGCGCGAGCAAACTTTAGCCAATTATGAGCGCTCTATCCAAACCGCCTTTCGCGAAGTCTCTGACGTACTTGCCACCAGAGCTACTTTAGGCGAGCAGCTAGCGGCACAGTATCGTTTGCAAGACAACTTTGATCAGACTTATGAGATTGCTAATGCTCGCTTTAAAGCAGGTATCTCTAACTACTTAGACGTTCTTGATGCGCAGCGTTCATTGTTCTCTACTCAGCAAGGCATTCTTAATTTAGAGCTACAAAAAATCATTAGCCAAATAGAGCTGTATCAAGCTTTAGGTGGCGGTGCCAATTTAGAGGTACCAACGGCTATTCCAGTACCGCAGTACACCAACTTAGCGCAAATAGCTAGCTTCCCCACTAATAATAATGCTGAAGCAAAAGCGGCCTACGCTGTGGAAGCTGCCAGCTCCGCTCGTGTGGCATCATTACAAGAAGCTATTGATATCAAACAATCCAAAACGCCAGCAACGGCTGTTTTTGATCCTAAAGCTATTGTTGATGTTGATAAAGATGGTGACGCGGATGCCGCTGTTGGCACTATTATCCAAGATACGCCCGTTGAACAGGTGCCAATCACTCAGATTATCGAGCCTTAATAAGTTAGCTAGTCGCTATGCTAACGCTACAATAACGATGACTAGTTTTTTACAAACAGCTCTACCCATTCGGTGGGGCTTTTTGCTTTTGTATGCTACCTTTAACTAGAGCTAGTTTTGAAACTGTTAAAGCCATACCTCCTCTTAAAATAACAAAGGAAAAACAATGTCTTATACTTTTAATCGCCAATATCCTGCTACGCGTCTGCGTCGCTTACGTTTTAATGATAATGTGCGCTCAATGATCCGCGAAGTTGAGCTACATCCTAAGCATTTTATCGCTCCAGTCTTTGTATTAGAAGGCAGCAATCAGCGTGAGGCCGTTGCTAGTATGCCAGGTGTCGAGCGCTTATCGATTGATTTATTGATTAAGCACGCCAAAGAGCTATTAGCCGAAGGGGTCACCACTATCGATATTTTCCCCGTTATCGATAACTCGTTAAAAACCCCGGATGGTAAGTCTGCTTATGATGAAAACGGGTTAAGTGCGCGCGCGGTGAAAACGCTCAAAGATGCCGTGCCTGAGATGGTAGTGATGACTGATGTGGCCTTAGACCCTTATACCTCGCACGGCCAAGATGGTTTACTTGATGACTCAGGTTATGTCATCAATGATGAGACCGTAGAGGTACTAGTCAAGCAAGCCTTAGTTCATGCGCGCGCAGGCGCTGATATCATCTCGCCAAGTGATATGATGGATGGCCGTATCAAAGCCATGCGTGATGCGTTTGAGGGCGAGGGCTTTGTCAATACCGCTATCATGGCCTACTCTGCCAAATATGCTTCGGCTTATTACGGTCCTTTTCGTGACGCGGTCGGTAGCGCCGGTAACCTAAAAGGCGGGCATAAAAAACAATACCAGATGGACTTTGGTAATCGTGCTGAGGCGCTGCATGAAGTGGCGATGGATATCAATGAGGGCGCGGATATGGTGATGATTAAGCCCGGTCAGCCATATCTGGATCTGATCCGCGAAGTCAAAAACACTTTTGGCGTACCAACCTTTGCTTATCAAGTCTCAGGCGAATACGCGATGCATATGGCGGCGATCCAAAATGGCTGGCTCACTGATGCAGTTATTTTAGAGTCATTAATTGGCTTTCGCCGTGCTGGCGCTGATGGGATTTTGACTTAC encodes:
- the hemB gene encoding porphobilinogen synthase yields the protein MSYTFNRQYPATRLRRLRFNDNVRSMIREVELHPKHFIAPVFVLEGSNQREAVASMPGVERLSIDLLIKHAKELLAEGVTTIDIFPVIDNSLKTPDGKSAYDENGLSARAVKTLKDAVPEMVVMTDVALDPYTSHGQDGLLDDSGYVINDETVEVLVKQALVHARAGADIISPSDMMDGRIKAMRDAFEGEGFVNTAIMAYSAKYASAYYGPFRDAVGSAGNLKGGHKKQYQMDFGNRAEALHEVAMDINEGADMVMIKPGQPYLDLIREVKNTFGVPTFAYQVSGEYAMHMAAIQNGWLTDAVILESLIGFRRAGADGILTYFALEAARQLNNA
- a CDS encoding efflux transporter outer membrane subunit translates to MSSQLVTFDSALKPLALTTRLRSSGRLLALSVLAMSMAACQTIPKADTLPVLAEPNLPIEQAYGAFDRETTSSAEQPSVAGQRWQDFYSDERLKGLIALGLNNNKDFESARLAIEKARAQYRITDIRDLPTIEGQAGYSRRRQGSPLGGSVTGDSYNVQLGLANYELDFWGRIDSLKDQALQNFLATAAAKDATQISLISNIAQSYANLSYSLAQLKLAEATVESRERSLFIANERFKAGIDPKLPSLQSSAALEEAKLAVLRAQSSILQSRNALQFLVGSPIPSSLLPAPAVSNITTHEIFNAGLPSELLRYRPDVLQAEYNLKAAGANIAVARAAYFPTISLATNVGVSSGKLDDLFSSDAFGWSFGPNISVPIFDAGRLDANYDVAKIEREQTLANYERSIQTAFREVSDVLATRATLGEQLAAQYRLQDNFDQTYEIANARFKAGISNYLDVLDAQRSLFSTQQGILNLELQKIISQIELYQALGGGANLEVPTAIPVPQYTNLAQIASFPTNNNAEAKAAYAVEAASSARVASLQEAIDIKQSKTPATAVFDPKAIVDVDKDGDADAAVGTIIQDTPVEQVPITQIIEP